The proteins below are encoded in one region of Syntrophorhabdaceae bacterium:
- a CDS encoding sigma-54 dependent transcriptional regulator, whose product MTARSFKRILVVDDDGNFLKLIRMRLELAGYEVACALDEDEGVRLARVETFDVSIVDLKLVHSDGISLMEKLHAINPYVPIIILTAHGSVESAVEAIKKGAFNFLNKPFDPEELLLQIEKAMENRRLISDVRRLEGLLKEKYDFKNLVARSEKMQRVLDLVSRIAGTDSTVYISGESGTGKEVIAKAIHLASERRDKPFVAVNCAAIPEALMESELFGYEKGAFTDARKSYDGLFARSHEGTFFLDEIGDMPLSLQAKLLRALQEKQFYPLGSAKSVEVDVRVIVATNKDLEVEIKNGFFREDLFYRIHVVPIELPPLRERKEDVPLLAEHFLKETSRRMKKDIKGISITAMQRLMLYDWPGNVRELENTIECAVALTRDDVIGEEIVLPAKVLGREPLKPLKEAVDEFKKGYVVRLLQLTKGNVTKAADLAGKYRADFHNLIKKHKLKPKDFMESDKKK is encoded by the coding sequence GTGACCGCCCGGTCCTTCAAAAGAATATTGGTGGTCGATGATGACGGCAATTTCCTCAAGCTCATCAGGATGAGGCTCGAGCTGGCAGGCTATGAGGTGGCCTGCGCGCTCGACGAAGACGAAGGGGTACGCCTGGCGAGGGTTGAGACCTTCGATGTCTCCATAGTTGACCTCAAGCTCGTCCATAGTGACGGCATCTCTCTGATGGAGAAGCTGCACGCGATCAATCCTTACGTTCCCATTATCATTCTTACCGCCCACGGCAGCGTAGAAAGCGCGGTAGAGGCTATAAAGAAGGGGGCCTTCAACTTCCTCAACAAGCCTTTCGACCCCGAGGAGCTGCTCCTGCAGATAGAAAAGGCAATGGAAAACCGGAGGCTCATCTCAGACGTGAGGAGGCTCGAAGGGCTTCTGAAAGAGAAATATGATTTCAAGAACCTCGTCGCACGAAGCGAAAAGATGCAGAGGGTCCTGGACCTGGTATCCCGTATCGCGGGAACCGACTCGACCGTCTATATCTCGGGAGAGAGCGGCACCGGCAAGGAAGTGATCGCAAAGGCGATCCACCTTGCCAGCGAAAGAAGAGACAAGCCCTTCGTGGCGGTGAATTGCGCCGCCATCCCGGAAGCGCTCATGGAAAGCGAGCTTTTCGGTTATGAAAAAGGGGCGTTCACGGACGCCAGGAAGAGCTATGATGGGCTATTCGCCCGGTCCCATGAGGGAACCTTCTTTCTCGACGAGATCGGGGACATGCCCCTCTCTTTGCAGGCAAAGCTCCTGAGGGCACTCCAGGAGAAGCAATTCTATCCCCTGGGCAGCGCCAAATCGGTGGAAGTCGATGTGCGGGTGATCGTGGCTACCAACAAGGACCTGGAGGTGGAAATAAAAAACGGCTTCTTCCGTGAGGACCTTTTCTACAGGATTCACGTCGTGCCTATCGAGCTTCCTCCCTTGAGGGAAAGAAAAGAAGACGTGCCCCTTCTGGCGGAGCATTTTTTGAAAGAAACAAGTCGGAGGATGAAAAAGGACATAAAAGGCATCTCCATTACGGCCATGCAGAGGCTCATGCTCTATGACTGGCCGGGAAACGTGCGGGAGCTGGAGAACACCATCGAGTGCGCGGTAGCTCTGACGCGAGACGACGTTATCGGTGAAGAGATAGTCCTCCCCGCAAAAGTTCTGGGCCGGGAGCCGCTGAAACCTCTCAAAGAGGCGGTGGATGAATTCAAGAAAGGATACGTCGTGCGGCTCCTTCAATTGACTAAAGGCAATGTGACCAAGGCAGCGGACCTGGCAGGCAAATACAGGGCCGATTTTCACAATCTTATCAAGAAACACAAGCTCAAGCCGAAAGATTTCATGGAATCCGATAAAAAGAAATAA
- a CDS encoding HAMP domain-containing sensor histidine kinase — protein sequence MRPTILARMVIGYLAVFIPVAALSLYAFSHLTLFRSATDEILRIDHRIRDLGEILSDSVLAQTRYEKKYVITRDKELHDRFVLLEKEVSTWIDEGISIADTPRKKEALIRIKDYYHGYKTAFYEEAASAGKRGPYPRATGKEKKGLAIDGILGELRNLKRFTEQDTRERMKLLGESGARVNKIALVMGGLCILSGIAISVLITRSITRPLSCMREKTRQVAGGDFGPPLNLSSPPEMRELAEDFNLMCNKLYETDKIKNDFFSLMAHELRMPLASIKEGTSLLLKGIGEEFREKRREVLTIIAEESNHLIDLVNSLLDLSRMEAGMMTLDLQPAEMEPLVRKAASALEPLAMGKNVDIHIGMPADLPRITVDIKRIGQVLRNLIGNAVKFTPVGGNITVSAQSVEGGLMVSVADTGPGIAEEDLSTIFDKFQQAAVTKYNKIKGTGMGLAIVKHIINAHGGKVWAESESGRGSTFIFLLPA from the coding sequence ATGAGACCGACCATTCTTGCGCGCATGGTCATCGGGTATCTCGCCGTCTTCATTCCGGTTGCGGCGTTGAGCCTGTACGCTTTTTCGCACCTTACCCTTTTCCGCAGCGCCACTGACGAAATCCTCCGAATAGACCATCGGATCAGGGACCTTGGCGAGATTCTGTCGGATTCCGTACTTGCCCAGACACGGTATGAAAAGAAGTACGTCATTACCCGGGACAAAGAGCTTCATGACCGGTTTGTGCTCCTCGAAAAGGAAGTGAGCACGTGGATCGATGAGGGGATATCCATAGCGGATACACCACGGAAGAAGGAAGCCCTGATCAGGATAAAAGATTACTACCACGGGTACAAGACCGCATTCTACGAAGAAGCGGCGAGCGCCGGGAAGAGAGGGCCTTATCCTCGGGCGACGGGCAAAGAGAAGAAAGGATTGGCGATTGACGGGATCTTGGGGGAGCTCAGAAACCTGAAACGCTTCACGGAGCAGGATACCAGGGAGAGAATGAAACTGCTCGGCGAGTCCGGGGCGAGAGTCAACAAAATCGCCCTGGTGATGGGTGGGCTGTGTATCCTCTCCGGGATCGCGATCTCCGTGCTGATTACCCGGAGCATCACCAGACCCCTTTCCTGCATGAGAGAAAAAACGAGACAGGTTGCCGGAGGGGATTTCGGTCCCCCTCTCAACCTGTCGTCTCCCCCTGAGATGAGAGAGCTGGCGGAGGATTTTAACCTTATGTGCAACAAGCTATACGAAACGGACAAGATTAAGAACGACTTCTTCTCCCTCATGGCTCACGAGCTGCGTATGCCGCTCGCTTCCATTAAGGAGGGGACCAGCCTTCTGCTTAAGGGCATAGGGGAGGAATTTCGGGAGAAAAGAAGGGAAGTGCTCACCATCATCGCGGAGGAGAGCAACCATCTGATCGATCTGGTCAATTCCCTGCTGGACCTGTCGAGAATGGAGGCCGGGATGATGACCCTGGACCTGCAGCCGGCGGAAATGGAACCCTTGGTCCGCAAAGCTGCGTCAGCCCTGGAGCCTCTGGCCATGGGGAAGAACGTGGACATTCACATAGGGATGCCCGCGGATTTGCCCCGTATTACGGTGGACATCAAGAGAATCGGGCAGGTCCTTCGAAACCTCATCGGCAATGCGGTGAAATTTACGCCGGTGGGAGGGAATATCACGGTCTCGGCTCAATCCGTAGAAGGAGGCCTGATGGTCTCGGTGGCCGACACGGGTCCCGGCATAGCCGAAGAAGACTTGAGCACCATATTCGATAAATTTCAACAGGCTGCCGTGACGAAGTATAATAAGATCAAGGGGACAGGGATGGGCTTAGCCATTGTCAAACATATCATAAACGCTCATGGAGGTAAGGTTTGGGCAGAGAGCGAATCAGGGCGCGGGAGTACCTTTATTTTCTTGTTGCCTGCATAA
- a CDS encoding Spy/CpxP family protein refolding chaperone, translating into MKRIAFPVTHSPIICYAAAVFCIAAALLIASPSISAAKNPAGEAAKLSEVDRAEAAIKDLHSKLKITEAQEGLWSKVSQVMRENAKTMDTLMKARVEKLKTMNAVEDLKSYSEVTDAQAAGLKKFISVFEALYASLAEEQKKSADNLFKAPGQPKAKKK; encoded by the coding sequence ATGAAACGTATTGCTTTTCCCGTTACCCATTCCCCTATAATTTGTTATGCGGCAGCGGTGTTTTGTATCGCCGCCGCACTTCTGATCGCAAGCCCTTCGATCTCGGCCGCCAAGAACCCCGCCGGGGAGGCAGCGAAGCTCTCCGAAGTCGACCGGGCGGAGGCAGCGATCAAAGACCTCCATTCCAAGCTGAAAATCACGGAAGCGCAGGAAGGGCTGTGGAGCAAGGTCTCCCAGGTGATGCGGGAGAACGCGAAAACCATGGACACCCTCATGAAAGCGAGGGTCGAGAAGTTAAAGACCATGAATGCGGTGGAAGACCTCAAATCGTACAGTGAAGTCACCGACGCACAGGCGGCGGGTCTCAAGAAGTTCATCTCCGTCTTCGAAGCCCTCTACGCGAGTCTGGCTGAAGAGCAGAAGAAGAGTGCCGACAATCTGTTCAAGGCTCCCGGTCAACCGAAGGCAAAGAAGAAATGA
- a CDS encoding tetratricopeptide repeat protein has translation MGRERIRAREYLYFLVACIIFLSPAGCTTLKEIGARRTADHYLAAAERLLEQGDYEGAIKEDQKALSLSPTAPPGDQAMFHEGLVYAHYGYRRKDNQKSIDCFRRLTKVFPESPLAGQARIWIGILQENERVKRDNQELARAIRKSKQVDIEVDEKKREFSR, from the coding sequence TTGGGCAGAGAGCGAATCAGGGCGCGGGAGTACCTTTATTTTCTTGTTGCCTGCATAATCTTCTTATCTCCCGCCGGTTGCACCACCCTGAAAGAGATCGGGGCCAGGAGGACGGCAGATCATTATCTTGCCGCGGCAGAGAGGCTCCTGGAGCAGGGAGATTATGAGGGAGCGATAAAAGAAGACCAGAAGGCTTTGTCCTTGTCTCCCACTGCCCCTCCCGGAGATCAGGCAATGTTTCATGAGGGGCTCGTGTATGCCCATTACGGGTATCGCAGGAAAGACAACCAGAAATCGATCGACTGCTTCAGAAGGCTGACGAAGGTTTTTCCCGAGAGTCCCCTTGCCGGACAGGCCAGGATATGGATAGGAATACTCCAGGAGAACGAGAGAGTGAAGAGGGATAATCAGGAGCTGGCGAGGGCCATCCGGAAATCGAAGCAGGTGGACATAGAAGTGGACGAAAAGAAGAGGGAGTTTTCAAGGTGA